In the genome of Denticeps clupeoides chromosome 13, fDenClu1.1, whole genome shotgun sequence, one region contains:
- the LOC114802172 gene encoding erythrocyte band 7 integral membrane protein-like yields MMHQVKITNVRSESHTDILPDEQPGSLGVCGWILFIVSLLLTVATLPVTIFMCVKIVQEYERAVMFRLGRIVDKKPKGPGLFFVLPCTDTFVKVDMRTVSFEIPPQEILTKDSVTASVDGVVYFRVNCPVSSVVSVSNADFATRFLAQTTLRNVLGTKNLAELLSDREGISQSMQESLDEATELWGIKVERVEIKDVKLPQQLQRAMAAEAEATREARAKVIAAEGEMNASRALKEASLVIAESPSALQLRYLQTLNTIAAENNSTIVFPIPIDILQPFLHK; encoded by the exons TCTTGCCTG ATGAGCAGCCAGGATCTCTCGGTGTCTGCGGCTGGATTCTGTTCATCGTGTCCTTGTTGCTGACGGTGGCTACGCTGCCAGTCACCATATTCATGTGTGTGAAG ATAGTTCAAGAGTATGAGCGTGCGGTGATGTTCAGATTGGGTCGCATTGTGGACAAAAAACCAAAAGGACCAG GGCTGTTCTTCGTACTGCCCTGCACAGACACATTTGTGAAAGTGGACATGAGAACCGTTTCATTTGAAATCCCACCTCAAGAG ATCCTGACCAAAGACTCAGTAACCGCGTCTGTGGACGGTGTCGTTTACTTCCGTGTCAACTGCCCAGTTTCGTCTGTGGTGAGCGTTTCAAATGCTGACTTCGCTACACGCTTTCTGGCACAAACTACTCTGAGAAACGTGCTTGGAACAAAAAACCTGGCAGAGCTTCTGTCAGACAGAGAAGGCATCTCACAAAGCATGCAG GAGTCGCTGGATGAGGCTACTGAGCTGTGGGGCATCAAGGTGGAACGGGTAGAGATTAAGGATGTGAAACTACCCCAGCAGCTCCAGAGAGCAATGGCCGCTGAGGCCGAAGCCACTCGGGAGGCGAGAGCCAAG GTGATCGCTGCTGAGGGGGAGATGAATGCCTCTCGAGCCTTGAAGGAGGCATCGCTGGTGATTGCCGAGTCCCCCTCAGCCCTGCAGCTCCGGTACCTGCAGACTCTCAACACCATTGCAGCAGAGAATAACTCCACCATCGTATTTCCCATCCCAATTGACATCCTGCAGCCTTTTTTGCACAAGTGA